AGATGAGCAGGAGGAGCACGATGTCCGTCAGCCCGGCGAGGCTGAAGACGGAGAGCGGGCGGCGGCCGGAGGAGAAGTCGAGGGGCATGGGTTATACCGTCGCGCGGCGGCGCTCGCGGGCGTCGGCCGGCGTCTGGAGCAGGTCGATGAACTCGGTGGCAACGCGCTCCATCTCGTTGACGGACCGGCTGATCCGGTTGAGCAGGAAGTTGTACGCGAAGAGCGCGATGATGCCGACGGCGAGGCCGGCGGCCGTCGTCACGAGCGCTTCCCAGATGCCGCTCGCGAGCACGCTCGGGTTCACGTTCCCCTGCATCGCCTGGATCTGCTGGAACGCCGAGATCATCCCGAGCACCGTCCCGAGGAAGCCGAGGAGCGGCGCAATCGCGGCCGACGAGGCGAGCAAGTCCGTCCGCTTTTCGAGCTCGTACGTCTCGTGCTTGCCGGCCGCCTGCACGGCCTCGCGGATCTCGACGATGGGCCGGCCGAGCCGTTCGAGCCCGCGTTGGAGGATGCGCGCGATCGGCGTCGAATGGGCTTTGCAGTAGCCGACGGCCCCGTTCACGTCGCCGGAGCGGACGTAGTCGGCGACGGTCTCCATGAACCGGTGCGGGTCGGTTCGCGTCCGCCGCAGCACGAGCCAGCGCTCGACGAAGAGGTACACGGTGAGGAGCGAGAGGAGGGCGATGGGGACCATCACCCACCCGCCTTTTGCGAGGATGTCGAGGAGCGAGAGCGTGGTCTCGGGAGGAGGCGGGACGGCGGCGAGGGTATCGACCGGCAGCGTCGTGACCTCTTGGAGGAGAGCGAGCGTCATGGGCGGGTTAGAGGCGGAGGAGCCAAGTGTCGGCAGGCACGCCGGCGGGGAGGTCGGAGCGGAAGCGGTCGGCTTCGTCGATGGAGGTGAACTGGCCGAGGGCGACGCGGTAGCGGGTGCGGCCGGCGGCTTCTTCGGCGATCACGTCGGCGCGGAAGCCCTGCTCGCGGAACGCGGCCACGCGGCGCTCGGCCGGCTCGCGTGAGAACTCGGAGGCGACGATCCATGAGAACCCGCCGTCGGCTCGGTCGATGCCTTCGGAGCTGCGGAGCGGATCGGCAGATGGGGCGGGCGCAGCAGGCTCGGGTGTCGCAACGGCGGCAGTGTCGACGGCGACGGCGGCGGTATCCACGGGCGGGGGCAGAGCGGCGACGGTGTCGGCGGGCACGGGCGGGCGCTCGGCGACGACGGGTGCGGCCGGCTCGCGGTTGAGGGCCCAGAGGAGCCCGACGAGCGCGAGCAGGAGCACGACGGCGATCCCGCCGAGCACGCGCATGTTGCTCTTGTGCTCGGGCGCGACGGGGGGGCGTGAGGCGGCACCGGTCGCTGCGACGGCGGGCGCTACGGTCGGCTCGGGCGCCGGCTCATCATGCGGCTCGGACTCGATTTCCGTGACGGGCGGCGCCTCGGCGGCGTTGAGCGCCGCGGTGTCGTCGACGAGAGGGTCGTCGTCCCTGGCTTCGTCCGCGGCAAGCAGGTCGTCGTCGTCGGCTTCGACGGCCTCCGGCTCGGCGACCTTGTCGTAGCCGAGGGGCCAATCGGCCGTCGCTTCGGCGTCGCGCTCCGCGTCGTCGAACTCGGGCGATGCTTCCGCGTCGGCCGCTTCCCGGTCGAGGTCATCGGGCACCACCTCAAGGTCATCGGACGCCACACCTTCGTATTCGAACGCTTCGTCGCCCTCCGCTTCGGCGGTGTCCTCCGGCTCGGCAGCATGTTCCGGCTCGAAGACGGAGTGGTCGGCTTCCTCTGCGAGCTCGTCTGGGGCCACGCTGTGGGGGGCATCTTCCTCCGGCAGCGCCGAGGTCGTCCCCCACGTACCGGCGAGTACCTCGTCCACCTCGCTGTCTTCGTCCTCTTCCTCCGCAGTAAACGAAGCCTCCGCGACGGGTTCTTCTTCTCCGATGGGCTCTTCTTCGAGGACGGGTTCGTCCGCGAAGGGCTCCTCTGCGAGGGGTTGGTCCTCAAACGCCGTGGGCTCAGCGACGTCGGGCTCCGTCTCCTCGACGTCCGTCGCTTCGGTCTCGGCCTCGTCGAGCGGGGCCGTCTCCATCTCGGCGTCGTCCGTCTCGGCGCCCTCGGCCTCAGCGGTGTCGGGCTCGATGAACGCTTCGATCGGTTGGAACTCGGCGGCGGGCGCGTCCTCGAACTCGTCCGGTTCGGACTCTGCTGGTGCCGAGGGGACTGCCGTCTCGAATGGATCGGCGGGCTCGGGTTCGGCGGGTCTCGAGACGCTGCGGCTCGCCGCGATCGGACGGAGCCCGGCGTAGCGGTGGTTCACGGCGCGGGCGAGCGCGTCCTCGGGGTCGAAGGCGAGCCGGTCATCGTCGTCGAGCCGGAACGTGCCGAGGCCGGGGACGGCGGCGCTCCCCGTCGCGTCGATCTGCTCGCGGAGGGCGGCGACGAGGTGGTTGAGGGTGTGGCGCGCGGCGTCCGGCGAGAGGTTCAGCGCGCGGGCGAGTTGCGTAACGAGGGCATCGGCCATGGCTCAGGCGTGGGAGGCGTCCGGCACGGGTTCGAAAACGATGTGGTCGGCGGGGGGCATGAGCATCCGCCGGTCGTTCTCGTCCTGTGCGGCGCGGCTGGGCGTGTGGTGGACCTCGAACGTACCGAGGCCGGGCACGGTCACGGGGTCGCGGCGCATGAGGCGCTCGCGGACGGCTTCGCTGAAGGCGCGGAGCACGTCGTCGGTGACGGTGTCGGGCAGCATGGGCAAGGGGGTGTGCATGGGCGAGAGGATACGAAACGCGCGCGAGGTAACCACGGGTTACCGCCGGGTTACCACTGCACGCGGAGGCCGGCGAGGACGGCGGACGGGGGCCGGGGGTAGCCGGGCCACTGCTCGGCGCGGCCCGCGAGGCGCTCGGCGCGGACGAGGGCGCCGACGCCCGGCGAGAACAGGTAGTGCGCCTCGGCGTCGAGTGTCGCCCACGCGGGGGCTTCGTCGAGGGGCGCTTCCCTGGGCCGCGCGCTCTCGGCGGAGCCGGTGACCTGCACGAGGCCGCGGCCTTCGGCGAAGGGCATCGCGAGGGACAACTCGCCGACGAAGGGAGCAAAATAGGGAATATCCTGCTCGGTGTCGGGGAGCGTGCCGGAGCGGAATTCGGCGCCGAGCGTGGCGCGCAGGCCGTTCGGGGCGTAGAACGTGACGCTGCCCCCGCCGCGGAGGACGACCTCCTCGGCGTAACGCGTGTCGTAGAGCCCGACCGTAGCCCCCGAGATATTCCGAACGAAGTGGAGCGCGACCGGGCTGTAGCGCCCCCCGGCGTACGCGGTGAAGCGGACGTTCCGGCTCTGGATTTCCAGCCCGGCGTCGCCGTCGACGACGTGGAGGTCGGGCGCGACGAACGGTTCGGGCACGGCGTACGGGTTCGCGCGGAAGAGGCCGGCGAGGCCACGCCGCACCACCGAGGGCTCGTTGCGGATGTAGAATCGAGTCGTGGACGAGAGTGGGAGGTCGAAGGAAACGACGGGGCCGACGTTCTGGCTGGAACCACCGCCGTTGAGCGCCGAGGCGCTGTAGCCGAGGAAGCGCGCGCCCACGTCGAGCACGCCACGCCCCACCGTAAGCTGCACCGTCCCGCCCGCGCTGTACGTTTTCAGGCTCTCGCCGATGCCTTCATCACCGAGCCCGGAGAACGCCCCGGCAGCGTCGACGCGGACGCGGTCGAACCGGACGCCGCCGTCAGCCTCGAAGCGTGCTTCGGTCTGGTCGAACGAGCCTTCCGGCACGCCGAAGTCGAACACGCCGTCTTCCACGTTCACGGAGTAGTCGGTCGAGGCGAAGCGGGCGGCGGCGTGGAAGGGTACGCGGTCCGGCGCGTCGGAGGCGACGGAGACGCTGCCGCCGATCGTGCGGCCGGTCCGGTCGGGCTGCGCGTCGACCACGTTCGGCACGTCGGCGCCGAGGAGGCGGTACTGCTGGTAGTCGCCGTCGAGGGCGAAGCCGAAGCGCGTCGGGCCGGGCGTGGTGTAGGCGATGCGGCCGTCGAACACGTCGGAGCGCGCGTCGAAATCGGGCTCGTCGTCGAACGGCTGGAAATTGGAGAAGCCCGAGTAGCTCGCGTTCACGCCGAGGCCGCCGGCGCTGACCGTGAGCCGTCCGAGCCGGCTGAGGTAGCGGCCGAAGCCGGCGTCGATCCGCCCCGTGAGCGGCGAGAGCGCGGCGGCGTCGGGCGGCACCGGCTCCGCGAGCGGGTCGACCGGCAGGCCGTCGATGTCCTGACCGTAGGGGGCGACGTAGGTCTGCCGGCTGCCGGGGACGACGTACGTGCGCGGCGGCGGGGCGAAGCCGCGCAGCGGTTGCCGTTCGAGGTTAGGGAGCGAGATCTGGAGGTCGCCGCGGATCTCGAACGCGCGCGGCGTGAGGTCCGGCAGCCGCTCCGTATCCGGCTGCGCGAAGGCAACGGCGGGGAGGAGGACGAGGGCGAGGAGGTATGAGGGTAGAGGAGTAATGCTCCTAACCCACGTCCACACGTCCACACGTCCACACGTCCACACGTCCATCTGTTCGTTGGTCATCATCGTTCGCGCTCGGCTACGGCGGCGGCCGGGGTGTCGGGGTAGGCGGCGATCACGCGCTGGTAGGCTTCGTCGGCGCGGCCGGGCTCGCCGAGGCGGCGGAAGGCGCGGGCGCGGACGAGGAGAGCGGCGGCCACGTCGTCGGGGTAGCCCGCGAACCGGGTCTCGATGTTAAGCCGGTCGAGGGCCGAGAGGACGCCCTGCGCGTCGCCCCCTGCGAAGAGGGCGTCGGCGAGGCGGACGGCGGCCTCGGCACCCGCCGCGTCGTCGTTCGTGGCGGCGAGGTCGCGGTAGAAGTCGATCGCGTCGTCGGCGCGGCCCTGGGCTTCGAGCGTGCGGGCGAGGCCGAGCCCGGCACGGTCGGCGAGCGGCGTGTTCGGGACAGTTTGGATCACCGTGCCGAAGAGGGCCTCGGCGTCGGCGGCGCGGCCAAGCCCGAGGAGCGCTTCGGCCTCGCCGACTCGGGCTTCGGCGCCGGCTTCGGGCGTCACGGCCTCGTCGCCGAGCGAGCGGAAGAGGGTGAGCGCGTCGGCGTAGCGCTCGGCGTCGAGGTAGAGCGCGCCGAGGCGGGCGGCGGCTTCGGGCCGGACGTCCTCGTTCGGGTAGCGCTCGACCACGCGCCGGAGGTAGGGCTCGGCTTCCCGTGGCTGGCCGAGATCGGCGTAGGCACGGCCGATGTAGAGGTTCGCCGCGGCGAGGAGCGCGTCATCCTGCGCCGTGCGGATGAAGCTCTGAAAGGCGGAGATCGACTCGACGAGGTTGCCGCTCTGGAACGCGCCCTCGGCCTGCCGGAAGCGGAGTTCGTCGAGCACCGACGCGTCGGGGTTCTGCTCGGCGTACTGCTGCACGATCTCGTCGAGCTGGTACTCGTCGCCCTGCGCCGTGAGCGCGTACTGCACGCCCGAGAGCGCGTCCACGACGAACGGGCTGTTCGGGTAGCGGTCGAGCACGGCGCGGTAGGCGGCCGTCGCCTCGCGGAGCTTGCCCTGGTTGTAGAGCGCGTCGCCGATGCCGTACTGCGCCTTCGGGGCGAGCGGCGAGCCGGGGTACTGGTCGAGCACGACGCGGTAATCGGCAATCGCGCGGTCGTAGTTGCCCTCTTGGAAGGCGAGCGCGCCCTTCGCGTACTGCGCCTGCGCCCGCAGCGACGACTCGGGATACTGGGCGAGCAGCCGGTCGTAGGCGGCGACGGCCTCGGCGGTGCGGCCCGCGTTGCCGTGCGCCTGTCCGATCTGGAAGAGGGCGTAGTCCGCACCGCCGACCGTCGTGTCCTCGATGCGCTGGTACGTCGCAATCGCCTGGTCGAACCGCTTCAGCGCGAAGTAGGCGTCGGCGAGGCGGAGGCGGGCGTCGGTCGTGTACGGGACGATCTCGCTGCCGGGGCGGTACGAGGCGAGGAAGCGCTCGAAGGCCGTGGCGGCGCGGGCATAGTCGCCGCGCTTGAAGAGGGTCCACGCGAGGGCGTAGCGGGCGGCGTCCTGCTGGCGGTGCTCGGGGAATTTCTGCAGGTACTCGGTGAAGAGGGTTTCGGCTCGCTGGAGCGCGGCGGCATTGCCGGCCTGGCCCTCCTGAAACGAGGCCTCAGCGGCCCAGAACAGCGTCTCGCCCGAGCGCGGCCCGCTCGGGTCGCGCTGGTAGAGCTGCTGGAGCGCGCGCGCCGCCTCCGCAAAATCGCCCGACTGGTAGCTCGCGTACGCCTGCTGAAACGCGACCTCGCCCCGCAACTCGGCCGATGCCGTGCCGAGCGCTTCGGCCCGCTCGTTCGCGCGCTGCGCCTTGCGGTAGTCGCCGAGCGCGGCGTACGTCTCGCCGAGCATCCGCGCTGCCTCGCCCGCGAACGCCGAGGTCGGGTAGCGGTCGAGGAGGGTCTCGAACGACTGCGCGGCGTCGTCCCACCGGCGCACGCCGTAGAGGAGGAAGCCGCGCTCGAAGAGGGCGGCGTCGGCGAACGAGCTTTCGGGGCGGCGGATGTGGACAGCTTCGAGCCGCCGCGCC
This is a stretch of genomic DNA from Rhodothermales bacterium. It encodes these proteins:
- a CDS encoding tetratricopeptide repeat protein; translation: MRFLAAALAAALLAAPALAQPNPAGPETAFADAYALFDARLFGEAERAFADFRAAYPNDPRTPDALFYGGESALAVGDDATAARLLSDFRTRYPSHPLAPRARLALGEYYFATEQYDRALDALAEALEEEQPSEDAARALLLTGQTMLRQDRPDAALPYLRRVAAEHPRSVAAPQALYAAGFAEFERGRYVEAADAFGQLATRYSRTPEDRRVGLALTDAYVRTGQYDRAITEGERRLPDLSGPTRDRALFFLGEAALRLDRLSDAEAYFAEIDATGAYARRARFGTGRIAWEQDDWTNAADRFGAVRQWSGAEFDDLAAEATYYEGLALKRLGQIDEAARRLEAVHIRRPESSFADAALFERGFLLYGVRRWDDAAQSFETLLDRYPTSAFAGEAARMLGETYAALGDYRKAQRANERAEALGTASAELRGEVAFQQAYASYQSGDFAEAARALQQLYQRDPSGPRSGETLFWAAEASFQEGQAGNAAALQRAETLFTEYLQKFPEHRQQDAARYALAWTLFKRGDYARAATAFERFLASYRPGSEIVPYTTDARLRLADAYFALKRFDQAIATYQRIEDTTVGGADYALFQIGQAHGNAGRTAEAVAAYDRLLAQYPESSLRAQAQYAKGALAFQEGNYDRAIADYRVVLDQYPGSPLAPKAQYGIGDALYNQGKLREATAAYRAVLDRYPNSPFVVDALSGVQYALTAQGDEYQLDEIVQQYAEQNPDASVLDELRFRQAEGAFQSGNLVESISAFQSFIRTAQDDALLAAANLYIGRAYADLGQPREAEPYLRRVVERYPNEDVRPEAAARLGALYLDAERYADALTLFRSLGDEAVTPEAGAEARVGEAEALLGLGRAADAEALFGTVIQTVPNTPLADRAGLGLARTLEAQGRADDAIDFYRDLAATNDDAAGAEAAVRLADALFAGGDAQGVLSALDRLNIETRFAGYPDDVAAALLVRARAFRRLGEPGRADEAYQRVIAAYPDTPAAAVAERER
- a CDS encoding HU family DNA-binding protein; the encoded protein is MLPDTVTDDVLRAFSEAVRERLMRRDPVTVPGLGTFEVHHTPSRAAQDENDRRMLMPPADHIVFEPVPDASHA
- a CDS encoding MotA/TolQ/ExbB proton channel family protein, with translation MTLALLQEVTTLPVDTLAAVPPPPETTLSLLDILAKGGWVMVPIALLSLLTVYLFVERWLVLRRTRTDPHRFMETVADYVRSGDVNGAVGYCKAHSTPIARILQRGLERLGRPIVEIREAVQAAGKHETYELEKRTDLLASSAAIAPLLGFLGTVLGMISAFQQIQAMQGNVNPSVLASGIWEALVTTAAGLAVGIIALFAYNFLLNRISRSVNEMERVATEFIDLLQTPADARERRRATV
- a CDS encoding SPOR domain-containing protein, which translates into the protein MADALVTQLARALNLSPDAARHTLNHLVAALREQIDATGSAAVPGLGTFRLDDDDRLAFDPEDALARAVNHRYAGLRPIAASRSVSRPAEPEPADPFETAVPSAPAESEPDEFEDAPAAEFQPIEAFIEPDTAEAEGAETDDAEMETAPLDEAETEATDVEETEPDVAEPTAFEDQPLAEEPFADEPVLEEEPIGEEEPVAEASFTAEEEDEDSEVDEVLAGTWGTTSALPEEDAPHSVAPDELAEEADHSVFEPEHAAEPEDTAEAEGDEAFEYEGVASDDLEVVPDDLDREAADAEASPEFDDAERDAEATADWPLGYDKVAEPEAVEADDDDLLAADEARDDDPLVDDTAALNAAEAPPVTEIESEPHDEPAPEPTVAPAVAATGAASRPPVAPEHKSNMRVLGGIAVVLLLALVGLLWALNREPAAPVVAERPPVPADTVAALPPPVDTAAVAVDTAAVATPEPAAPAPSADPLRSSEGIDRADGGFSWIVASEFSREPAERRVAAFREQGFRADVIAEEAAGRTRYRVALGQFTSIDEADRFRSDLPAGVPADTWLLRL